A section of the Virgibacillus sp. NKC19-3 genome encodes:
- a CDS encoding DUF421 domain-containing protein, with translation MEFAWIWKAVIIILGGTLLLRFAGRKSISQMTLAQTAIMVGIGSLLIQPVAGENIWVTLGVGAILVLTLIVMEFLQIKWDFFENIITGKSKVLIENGTLHEKNLRKLRLTVDQLEMNLRQENIARISDVQWATLEPNGQIGYALKPEAQAATKKDLQQLETIQQTLDQIMQHLGMINTNNQANNQPLPPDQQEDLFAEVKRKQHKNSPPNYLQ, from the coding sequence ATGGAATTTGCTTGGATTTGGAAAGCTGTCATCATTATCCTCGGTGGAACACTTCTTTTGCGATTTGCCGGAAGAAAATCAATTTCACAAATGACGCTTGCACAAACGGCGATCATGGTTGGGATTGGCTCTCTATTAATTCAACCAGTTGCCGGGGAAAACATTTGGGTAACGCTCGGAGTAGGTGCTATTCTCGTGCTGACATTGATTGTCATGGAGTTCTTGCAAATCAAATGGGACTTTTTCGAAAACATAATCACCGGTAAATCAAAAGTGTTAATCGAAAATGGGACATTGCATGAGAAAAACTTAAGGAAGCTGCGGTTAACAGTAGACCAGCTAGAGATGAATTTACGCCAGGAAAATATAGCGCGGATAAGTGACGTGCAATGGGCGACACTCGAGCCAAATGGTCAAATAGGATATGCGTTAAAGCCAGAGGCACAGGCCGCAACGAAAAAAGATTTGCAACAGCTGGAAACGATACAGCAAACCCTAGACCAAATCATGCAGCATTTAGGAATGATAAATACCAATAATCAAGCGAACAATCAACCTCTTCCTCCAGATCAGCAAGAGGATTTATTTGCTGAAGTTAAACGGAAGCAACATAAAAATTCACCACCAAATTATTTGCAGTGA
- a CDS encoding Mur ligase family protein: MKLNHLMNAIRIENNPTLADMDISGVSYHSQKVAEGHLFVCIRGYKTDGHKYLADAAKRGAKVAVVEEIQEDVEIPQVLVENSRVALAQIGAAYYHHPSEKLKMIGITATNGKTTTSYMANAILENHAFKTGLIGTVNVKNGESSIPSELTTPESLDLQYFLNEMVRNDVSHVSMEVSSAALEMYRVEAVDYDIVSLHNISQEHVDTHGSFERYFEVKSSLIRDASAHSFAVLNLDDTYSASLVDQTDATVIAFGVNSNKGIVQCKDLDLSTGRAKFTFAILQPFTVDDITYKPSQFNVELAVPGLHSVYNSMTAIIIGLLNGVPISTIQQSLKEFTGVPRRFEFIYEDKFKVVDDHFANPGNIKVTLQTIHFMDYHNLHVVYAIRGGRGAKINRDNAEVLADWAGELGINEVTATKSVAHTTEKDKVTDEELDAFMHVMEEANIKVHLYDELPDAITESLTKAGEDDLVLLAGCQGMDYGAGVVLDQLAQTDVKMK, from the coding sequence ATGAAATTGAATCATTTGATGAACGCAATAAGGATAGAAAACAACCCAACGTTAGCGGATATGGATATTTCCGGTGTTTCCTATCATTCGCAAAAAGTCGCAGAAGGCCATCTTTTTGTTTGCATCAGAGGCTATAAAACGGATGGGCATAAATATCTTGCTGATGCCGCAAAACGAGGAGCAAAAGTGGCTGTCGTAGAAGAAATACAGGAAGATGTGGAAATTCCCCAAGTTCTTGTTGAAAATAGTCGCGTAGCATTAGCGCAAATAGGAGCAGCTTATTATCATCATCCTTCCGAAAAATTGAAAATGATCGGTATTACGGCAACGAATGGGAAAACAACAACCTCGTATATGGCAAATGCTATTTTGGAAAATCATGCTTTTAAAACCGGATTAATTGGAACGGTCAATGTTAAAAATGGGGAATCTTCCATTCCTTCAGAACTTACAACGCCGGAGTCATTGGACTTGCAGTATTTTTTAAATGAAATGGTTCGTAATGACGTTTCTCATGTGAGCATGGAAGTTTCCTCTGCAGCGCTTGAAATGTACCGTGTGGAGGCAGTCGATTATGATATTGTGTCCCTTCATAACATCAGCCAGGAGCATGTGGATACGCATGGTTCTTTTGAAAGATATTTTGAAGTGAAATCAAGTCTGATTCGCGATGCATCTGCCCATAGTTTTGCTGTGCTTAACCTCGATGACACGTATTCGGCATCCCTTGTTGATCAGACAGATGCGACTGTTATCGCATTTGGAGTTAACAGTAACAAGGGTATCGTGCAATGTAAGGATTTGGATCTATCTACAGGTCGAGCAAAGTTTACCTTTGCGATTTTACAACCTTTTACAGTGGATGATATCACGTACAAGCCTAGTCAATTTAATGTAGAGCTTGCTGTACCGGGACTGCATTCCGTGTATAATTCCATGACTGCGATTATCATTGGATTGCTCAATGGCGTGCCTATTTCGACGATTCAACAATCACTAAAAGAATTTACCGGCGTCCCTCGAAGATTTGAATTTATTTATGAAGACAAATTCAAAGTTGTGGACGACCACTTTGCCAATCCGGGAAATATCAAAGTAACGTTGCAAACCATCCATTTCATGGATTACCATAATCTGCATGTCGTCTATGCGATCCGAGGCGGGCGCGGAGCAAAAATTAATAGAGACAACGCGGAAGTTCTCGCTGATTGGGCCGGGGAGCTTGGCATTAATGAAGTAACGGCAACCAAGAGTGTGGCTCATACAACGGAAAAAGATAAAGTCACAGATGAGGAACTAGATGCATTTATGCATGTGATGGAAGAAGCAAATATAAAGGTTCATCTGTATGATGAACTTCCGGATGCGATCACAGAATCGCTAACGAAAGCTGGCGAAGACGATCTTGTTCTATTAGCTGGCTGCCAGGGTATGGATTATGGAGCAGGCGTTGTATTGGACCAGCTTGCTCAAACAGATGTGAAAATGAAATAA
- a CDS encoding serine hydrolase domain-containing protein — protein sequence MMKIANDPITWNELIEGTEVKGLTKNDQFAAPDNAQEPSMEFEGTLKLEGTQMGMSPKFSTKNVHGKDITFFPDVSLAFMTVDDKYLVPVTQDVIPNGTLEHTRSYWDIIVQPGRVWREVDQDNGWNRASFPFSLVNRLEGETHIGIAMFLYKEANVSHVRFQIVAQTGPFDVSSYFNAWGVMKATYEPGGIDNVEEHKNVYRRHLESRFPTAPFDALKQKVGGRHLAAFHGARNAEEEKHVLQTGLFYEGVLYRSPCYFAAGPFPYGDDIRYGVWSVTKTAMMNVAMLRLAQKYGCSLLDEKIATYIQIPASQKAWNDVTYLDMANMASGRGATTDDPTCYLCDYHRWYLAPSKDEKMREALDYPRVWEPGTKYNYRDQDAFLLGVALEAYLQHKEGEGATLDQLLKQEVYEPIGIYYAPVNHSIEGDGSSGHPRMDFGYHATLDDLTKIALLYEKRGYWNGNQILHRELVESILPKQDLPTLAIPKGDKNAFGPQYYAMNWHIESYRSSEGDELYLPNMKGYGGNIVTLMPGGVVGLRMANALTSEDDFDSTVPQAEVGNQLVSFCRDKATSTFE from the coding sequence ATGATGAAAATAGCGAATGATCCAATTACCTGGAATGAACTCATCGAGGGGACGGAAGTTAAGGGATTAACGAAGAATGATCAATTCGCCGCCCCCGATAACGCGCAAGAGCCTTCGATGGAATTTGAGGGTACGTTAAAGCTTGAAGGTACACAAATGGGAATGAGCCCGAAGTTCAGTACGAAAAACGTACATGGCAAAGATATTACGTTTTTCCCGGACGTATCTCTCGCATTTATGACGGTGGATGATAAGTATCTCGTTCCCGTGACACAAGATGTCATCCCCAATGGTACGTTGGAGCACACAAGAAGCTACTGGGATATCATTGTCCAACCGGGGCGCGTTTGGAGAGAGGTTGACCAAGATAACGGTTGGAACCGTGCTTCATTTCCGTTTTCGCTCGTTAATCGCTTAGAAGGAGAGACCCATATAGGAATCGCCATGTTTCTTTATAAAGAAGCGAATGTTTCCCATGTTCGATTTCAGATCGTTGCCCAGACAGGTCCCTTCGACGTATCGAGTTATTTCAATGCCTGGGGAGTTATGAAGGCAACCTATGAGCCTGGTGGAATAGATAACGTAGAGGAGCATAAAAATGTTTATCGACGACATCTCGAAAGTCGCTTTCCAACCGCCCCATTCGATGCATTAAAACAAAAGGTTGGGGGCCGTCATCTAGCGGCATTTCATGGGGCGAGAAACGCCGAAGAGGAAAAACACGTCCTCCAAACCGGCCTCTTCTATGAGGGCGTGCTATATCGATCGCCATGTTATTTCGCTGCTGGCCCATTTCCATATGGTGATGACATTCGTTATGGTGTTTGGTCTGTGACAAAAACAGCGATGATGAACGTTGCCATGTTACGCTTAGCTCAGAAGTATGGATGTAGTCTGCTTGATGAAAAAATTGCCACTTATATCCAAATACCAGCATCCCAAAAAGCATGGAATGATGTCACTTACTTGGATATGGCTAATATGGCTTCGGGACGCGGTGCCACTACTGACGATCCAACATGCTATTTGTGTGATTATCACCGGTGGTATTTAGCTCCATCGAAGGATGAAAAGATGAGGGAAGCATTAGACTATCCTCGGGTTTGGGAGCCCGGGACGAAGTATAACTATCGTGATCAAGATGCCTTCCTTCTTGGTGTTGCTCTGGAAGCGTATCTCCAGCATAAGGAGGGGGAAGGGGCTACGTTGGATCAATTGCTTAAGCAAGAAGTGTACGAACCCATTGGTATCTACTATGCACCAGTAAATCACAGCATTGAGGGTGATGGCTCATCCGGTCATCCCAGAATGGATTTCGGTTACCACGCCACATTAGATGACTTAACTAAAATCGCTTTGCTCTATGAAAAGCGCGGTTACTGGAATGGTAACCAGATACTACATCGCGAGTTGGTGGAAAGTATATTACCCAAACAAGATCTCCCTACTTTAGCCATTCCAAAGGGAGATAAGAATGCGTTTGGACCTCAATACTATGCGATGAATTGGCACATTGAGTCTTATCGCTCGTCAGAAGGAGATGAACTTTATCTGCCGAATATGAAGGGATATGGTGGTAATATTGTTACGCTGATGCCCGGGGGCGTAGTCGGATTGCGAATGGCAAATGCATTAACATCCGAGGATGACTTTGATTCTACGGTGCCTCAGGCAGAAGTAGGCAATCAACTTGTCTCCTTTTGCAGGGATAAAGCGACAAGCACGTTTGAATAG
- a CDS encoding glycine betaine ABC transporter substrate-binding protein produces the protein MKKIRFILLAILVSTVIYGCSSSGDSDEGDENTLTFGVTDWTSTVPPTKIAGKILEDMGYDIEEIDADTGSVYTGMSEGDVDIFMDSWFPAQRQYIERYSDSIESISVSYDDANSGMVVPAYMEDINDVEDLKGNEDIVNNEMMAIGEGDPAMQDMEKVIDFYDLDIEMINSSEAAMLAAAEGEMDEGNPVLFYGWRPHSMFDKFDLKILTNEEATEQEGLFDSSEIHVIANKELEEKAPEAFQFLSNWSISMEDMEQMIAEIDSGEDPDKVTEEWIDNNQDKIDDMKNGN, from the coding sequence ATGAAGAAAATACGATTTATTCTACTAGCAATTTTAGTATCAACAGTCATATACGGCTGCTCATCAAGTGGTGATTCTGATGAAGGTGATGAGAACACGTTAACGTTTGGCGTCACGGACTGGACAAGTACCGTTCCACCAACGAAAATAGCTGGCAAAATTTTAGAAGACATGGGTTATGACATAGAAGAAATCGATGCCGATACTGGTAGTGTATATACCGGCATGTCAGAAGGCGATGTTGATATATTTATGGATTCGTGGTTTCCAGCACAAAGACAATATATTGAAAGGTATTCTGATTCCATTGAAAGTATCTCTGTCAGTTATGATGATGCTAATTCCGGAATGGTGGTTCCTGCGTATATGGAGGATATCAATGACGTTGAAGATTTAAAAGGGAATGAGGATATAGTCAATAATGAAATGATGGCCATTGGCGAAGGCGACCCAGCAATGCAGGATATGGAAAAAGTTATCGATTTTTATGACCTGGATATTGAAATGATCAATTCATCAGAAGCAGCTATGCTTGCCGCTGCAGAAGGAGAAATGGATGAGGGGAATCCTGTTTTATTTTATGGATGGCGTCCGCATTCGATGTTTGATAAATTCGATTTAAAAATACTAACGAATGAAGAAGCAACCGAACAGGAAGGGTTGTTTGATTCGAGTGAGATTCATGTTATTGCGAATAAAGAATTAGAAGAGAAAGCACCTGAAGCATTTCAGTTTTTAAGCAACTGGAGCATATCTATGGAAGATATGGAACAAATGATAGCCGAAATTGATAGTGGAGAGGATCCTGATAAAGTAACAGAGGAATGGATTGATAACAATCAAGATAAGATTGATGACATGAAAAATGGAAATTAA
- a CDS encoding GbsR/MarR family transcriptional regulator: MTNTRENVLDQLKEAEDQISDRIADNMSTFGVSSTIGRLLGIIYLNREPMTLDELAVKTGMSKTRMSQVMRQMMALNIADKKFVKGSRKEHYTVEDNYVQTFISLFTTNWKDVVSKNSLLAKRLQDKIAHIEQQNDGTSDKQVEKKISELKQELDDWVAYYDWIDRLVDFFESGKVFDVVPVTQENTTSDDQGDAKHK; this comes from the coding sequence GTGACAAACACGCGGGAAAATGTTCTGGATCAACTCAAAGAAGCCGAAGATCAAATATCGGATCGAATTGCAGACAATATGAGCACATTTGGTGTTTCTTCGACAATTGGAAGATTGCTTGGCATTATTTATTTAAATCGGGAACCAATGACACTGGATGAGCTTGCAGTCAAAACAGGCATGAGTAAAACAAGAATGAGTCAAGTCATGCGTCAAATGATGGCACTGAACATTGCTGATAAAAAGTTTGTGAAAGGAAGCCGTAAGGAGCATTACACGGTAGAAGATAATTATGTGCAAACATTCATATCATTATTTACGACGAATTGGAAAGATGTAGTGAGTAAAAATTCCTTACTAGCTAAACGCCTTCAAGACAAAATTGCACACATTGAACAACAGAATGATGGAACTTCTGATAAGCAAGTAGAAAAGAAAATAAGTGAGTTAAAGCAAGAATTGGATGATTGGGTGGCATATTATGATTGGATCGACCGACTTGTAGACTTTTTTGAAAGTGGAAAAGTTTTCGATGTTGTTCCTGTAACGCAAGAAAATACTACTTCTGATGATCAGGGAGATGCCAAACATAAGTAG
- a CDS encoding ParM/StbA family protein: protein MTKPRTAAVDVGNDALKANFGKMENTVYIPNVIAPDLEDRPVIGIEDLDEKDVLDNIHIRVHSPALEENNAVYRVGNLATKSSNSTELDPGGSKSEEDQTLVMLFASIALDAVTSDAFKSTKKDIIDANYTLGTGLPLREVKEGKDVGYRSQLLGSVHQVEFLVTPKYQGKKVNIKFDEVKVYPEGFAAYVNLIMDNDLKVINKDLIDKQILIQDIGGLSTDIAVIRNRNVDDDKAQGFNLGVSESLEDIREEIRSKHGVELDSRRDVVDIITRKNDRNHIMVKGSRTNVHDITDHILLELAKKEYRFLRNVWQKNSQSEICYFVGGGSTVLKDYIKALNNKMDGFNIEFFEDENESIWMMANAYYKLITDFVRKSSKDDNKENVKEEQATTEAK, encoded by the coding sequence ATGACAAAACCAAGAACTGCAGCAGTAGATGTTGGAAATGATGCGCTAAAGGCAAACTTTGGCAAAATGGAAAATACAGTGTACATACCTAACGTTATCGCACCAGATTTGGAGGATCGTCCGGTAATTGGAATAGAGGATTTAGATGAGAAAGATGTGCTGGATAATATCCATATTCGAGTGCACTCCCCAGCACTGGAGGAAAATAATGCAGTTTATCGTGTAGGTAATTTAGCAACCAAGAGCAGTAATTCAACTGAGCTTGATCCCGGTGGTAGTAAATCGGAAGAGGATCAGACCCTGGTCATGCTTTTCGCATCGATTGCACTAGATGCTGTTACAAGTGACGCATTTAAGTCAACAAAAAAAGACATCATTGATGCGAATTATACACTTGGAACCGGACTACCTTTACGTGAAGTGAAGGAAGGAAAAGATGTAGGGTATCGTTCTCAGTTGTTGGGTTCTGTACATCAAGTAGAATTTTTAGTAACACCAAAATATCAAGGCAAGAAGGTAAATATTAAATTTGATGAAGTCAAGGTTTACCCGGAAGGCTTTGCGGCTTACGTGAACTTAATTATGGATAATGACCTGAAAGTGATAAATAAGGATCTGATTGATAAGCAAATTTTAATCCAGGATATTGGTGGCTTGTCAACAGATATTGCAGTCATTCGAAATCGTAATGTGGATGATGATAAGGCACAAGGGTTTAACCTGGGAGTTTCTGAGTCTCTGGAGGATATCCGGGAAGAAATTCGCTCCAAACACGGTGTGGAATTGGACAGTCGCCGGGACGTTGTTGACATCATCACCCGGAAAAATGATCGAAATCATATCATGGTAAAAGGAAGCAGAACGAATGTCCATGACATCACTGATCATATTTTATTGGAACTTGCGAAAAAGGAATATCGCTTCTTGAGAAATGTTTGGCAGAAAAATTCACAATCGGAGATTTGCTATTTTGTCGGTGGGGGATCTACCGTATTGAAGGATTATATCAAAGCGCTAAACAATAAGATGGATGGTTTTAATATTGAATTCTTTGAAGATGAAAATGAAAGTATCTGGATGATGGCAAATGCGTATTATAAGTTAATTACAGATTTTGTCCGAAAATCAAGTAAAGATGACAATAAGGAAAACGTGAAGGAAGAGCAAGCAACGACGGAAGCTAAATAG
- a CDS encoding catalase yields the protein MSDTNKGSENKKQAQLEQYKVDDLNKKMTMDQGLKISEDEFSLTAGERGPSLMEDFHFREKMTHFDHERIPERVVHARGFAAHGEFELYESMKPYTKANFLQTPGTKTPVFTRFSTVVGSKGSSDIVRDVRGFATKFYTEEGNYDLVANNMPVFFIQDAMKFPDVVHAIKPEPHNEIPQATAAHDTLWDWVANNQESAHQIMWLMSDRAIPRSFRMMQGFGINTFRFVNEKGKAHFVKFHWLPVLGVHSFVWDEAQKVAGKDPDFNRRDLYDAIERGDFPEYELGVQIIDEKDEFAFDFDILDATKLWPEEDVPLKIVGKLTLNRNTDNFFTETEQVAFHPGNVVPGIDFTNDPLLQGRLFSYTDTQLIRLGGPNFHELPTNRPICPFHNNQRDGYGRQTINRGNVAYHNNSLANNTPATSTAAEGGFVHYQEKLEGKKVQARSSSFKDHFSQAKLFWNSMSETEKQHIINAFSFEVGKVKSMNIRQQVVEMFSNVDLELATAFAKNIGATPPSKGGSNVTKSSPALSQANTTKIPATRKVGVILNHGFSCKEVKDILHGLQAKGIVYEVVSEKLGVVTGDNGEDLKVDYTFITTHAVLYDALYIVGGSGESSVFHNDTTEFLNEAFKHYKPIGATHDGEKWLKENNMQKSAGIVMNDNHQKFVTMFSEAIAQHRHWEREVI from the coding sequence ATGAGTGATACGAACAAAGGAAGCGAAAACAAGAAACAAGCACAATTGGAACAGTATAAGGTTGATGATTTGAATAAAAAAATGACAATGGATCAGGGGCTTAAGATTTCGGAGGATGAGTTTTCCTTGACTGCCGGTGAACGCGGCCCGAGCCTGATGGAGGATTTTCATTTTCGTGAAAAAATGACGCATTTTGATCATGAACGTATACCTGAGCGGGTTGTGCATGCGCGCGGTTTTGCGGCACATGGAGAGTTTGAGCTTTACGAATCCATGAAGCCCTATACGAAAGCTAACTTTTTGCAAACACCAGGGACAAAAACCCCTGTGTTCACCCGTTTTTCTACCGTGGTAGGCTCCAAGGGGTCTTCGGACATTGTTAGGGACGTACGCGGATTTGCGACAAAGTTTTACACAGAAGAAGGAAATTACGATTTAGTTGCCAACAATATGCCTGTTTTTTTCATTCAGGATGCCATGAAATTCCCGGATGTTGTTCATGCGATTAAACCAGAACCCCATAATGAAATTCCACAGGCAACAGCAGCACATGATACGCTGTGGGATTGGGTTGCCAACAATCAGGAATCAGCCCACCAGATCATGTGGCTTATGTCCGATCGAGCTATACCGCGCAGTTTTCGGATGATGCAAGGATTTGGCATTAATACATTTCGTTTTGTAAATGAGAAAGGAAAAGCGCATTTTGTCAAATTCCATTGGCTTCCAGTGCTTGGTGTTCATTCATTTGTCTGGGATGAGGCGCAGAAGGTGGCTGGCAAAGATCCGGACTTTAATCGACGCGATTTGTATGATGCGATAGAGCGAGGTGACTTTCCGGAATATGAACTCGGGGTGCAAATCATTGATGAAAAGGATGAATTTGCTTTTGACTTCGATATACTGGATGCTACGAAACTTTGGCCAGAGGAAGATGTCCCTCTGAAAATTGTCGGTAAGCTTACCTTGAATCGAAATACGGATAATTTCTTTACGGAAACGGAACAGGTAGCGTTTCACCCGGGAAATGTTGTTCCGGGCATTGATTTTACCAACGATCCTTTGCTGCAGGGGCGTCTATTTTCCTATACGGATACCCAACTAATTCGATTGGGTGGACCGAATTTTCATGAATTACCGACGAACCGACCGATCTGTCCGTTCCATAATAATCAGCGTGATGGCTATGGTAGGCAGACGATTAACAGGGGGAATGTTGCTTATCATAATAATTCACTTGCCAATAATACACCAGCCACATCAACTGCAGCCGAGGGCGGATTTGTTCATTACCAGGAAAAACTGGAGGGCAAAAAGGTTCAAGCACGCAGTTCCAGTTTTAAGGATCATTTTTCTCAAGCGAAGCTATTTTGGAATAGCATGAGTGAGACGGAAAAGCAGCATATTATTAATGCCTTTAGCTTTGAAGTTGGTAAGGTGAAAAGCATGAATATTAGGCAGCAGGTCGTGGAAATGTTTAGCAATGTAGATTTAGAATTAGCTACTGCATTTGCAAAAAATATTGGAGCAACGCCGCCAAGTAAGGGTGGATCCAATGTGACCAAGTCATCACCAGCTCTTAGTCAGGCCAATACAACAAAAATACCGGCAACCCGTAAAGTGGGGGTTATATTAAATCATGGTTTTAGTTGCAAGGAAGTGAAGGATATTCTGCACGGATTGCAGGCAAAAGGCATTGTGTATGAGGTTGTAAGTGAAAAACTCGGTGTTGTAACAGGGGATAATGGGGAGGATTTGAAGGTCGATTACACGTTTATAACGACGCACGCGGTATTGTATGATGCCCTCTATATTGTCGGAGGAAGTGGCGAAAGTAGTGTATTTCATAACGATACGACTGAATTTTTGAATGAAGCTTTCAAGCATTATAAACCAATTGGCGCCACACATGATGGGGAGAAATGGCTGAAGGAAAATAATATGCAAAAAAGCGCCGGTATTGTGATGAATGATAATCATCAGAAATTCGTGACTATGTTTTCCGAGGCAATTGCCCAACACAGACATTGGGAACGAGAAGTTATTTGA
- a CDS encoding PH domain-containing protein: MIEEKRHHPLTILYDIWELIKNSFFFIILLFVIQGDSDFWLITYGRMAFIVIFGLVLLYIPIKWLTRTYIFDETSLQLQRKFFTTTKQTIPYTKIQHVKRKTKVFHRLFNMTSLTVETSIQGDGGTVNFDVLTPKEATQIEERIQGKVQGEEGNDSAGIVLSDSVEANPEQQREAGVTVHFTPTKRDTLKASFTSFSFIAVIPIAGSFISQTEQMFRVDGEVEGFFSSILGSWWMISLFLLVVVLLAIGAGVIWTMLRYGKYEIASDSEKIYITKGMLEESYFSITKDNVQAVSVEQSFMKRMLGLAEVKLTSAGGMGEDDLEINTLYPFLPVKRAYAMITELLPAYQVCQTMERLPRRTFWLRMLMPSWFWIIVTAVLYFTKADFFGVEQSWWIISIILLVLIMVSRILNYVHSRYVLNDQFVQFKTGGFTTSLFLSKRNKIIEVQATRNILQKKLGLASLVTVNRAKPVEHTEMKDVPVGWASAFYKWYMARNKEVEMEH; this comes from the coding sequence ATGATCGAAGAAAAGCGGCATCATCCGCTTACGATTCTGTATGACATTTGGGAATTAATCAAGAATTCCTTTTTCTTTATCATTCTCCTATTTGTGATTCAGGGAGATTCGGATTTTTGGCTGATTACGTACGGACGAATGGCATTTATTGTTATTTTTGGACTTGTGCTTCTGTACATACCGATTAAATGGTTGACGCGTACGTATATATTTGATGAGACATCGCTTCAATTGCAGCGGAAGTTTTTTACGACGACAAAGCAGACCATTCCTTATACGAAAATTCAACATGTGAAGCGGAAAACGAAGGTGTTTCATCGATTATTCAATATGACCTCCCTTACTGTTGAAACGAGTATTCAGGGTGATGGTGGTACGGTGAACTTCGACGTGCTTACACCTAAGGAAGCAACGCAGATCGAGGAGCGAATTCAAGGAAAAGTACAGGGGGAGGAAGGGAATGATAGCGCTGGGATAGTGTTATCAGATAGCGTAGAGGCCAATCCCGAACAGCAACGCGAAGCAGGTGTTACTGTCCATTTCACACCAACGAAAAGGGATACGCTTAAAGCTTCTTTTACATCGTTTAGTTTTATCGCTGTTATTCCAATCGCAGGATCCTTTATTTCTCAAACAGAGCAAATGTTTCGTGTGGATGGGGAAGTAGAAGGGTTCTTTTCCTCGATATTAGGTTCTTGGTGGATGATTAGCCTTTTCCTGCTTGTCGTAGTACTTCTTGCTATTGGTGCAGGAGTTATTTGGACGATGTTGAGATACGGCAAGTATGAGATTGCTTCGGATAGCGAGAAAATTTATATCACAAAAGGTATGTTGGAAGAGAGCTATTTTTCGATTACCAAAGACAATGTTCAGGCAGTGAGTGTGGAGCAATCATTCATGAAGCGGATGCTCGGGCTGGCAGAGGTAAAGTTGACCAGTGCTGGTGGAATGGGCGAAGATGACTTAGAAATCAATACGCTATATCCCTTTCTGCCTGTCAAACGTGCGTATGCCATGATTACGGAGTTATTACCGGCGTATCAGGTGTGCCAAACGATGGAACGCCTGCCTAGAAGGACGTTCTGGTTACGCATGCTTATGCCAAGTTGGTTCTGGATCATTGTAACAGCTGTTCTATATTTTACGAAGGCAGACTTTTTTGGAGTGGAGCAGTCGTGGTGGATCATTTCCATTATCCTTCTAGTTCTGATTATGGTCTCTCGAATATTAAATTACGTTCATTCGCGTTATGTATTGAATGATCAATTTGTCCAATTCAAAACCGGTGGATTTACGACATCGTTATTTCTTTCCAAACGGAACAAGATCATAGAGGTTCAAGCAACACGAAATATCCTGCAGAAGAAATTAGGCTTAGCCTCTCTAGTTACGGTTAATCGCGCTAAGCCCGTTGAGCACACAGAAATGAAGGATGTACCAGTGGGATGGGCCAGTGCATTTTATAAATGGTATATGGCACGGAATAAGGAAGTGGAGATGGAGCATTAA